Below is a window of Betaproteobacteria bacterium DNA.
GACTTCGTAGCCCAGATCCGACAGGACCTCGGCCACCAGGATGCCAGCCATCTCGCGCTTGCGGTTCTCGGCTGCTTCGCTTTCGGTCCGCTCGCGCGCTTCGTTGCAGCGCTGGACCTGGGCGCGCAGCTCCAGCGCCAGCATCTCGGCGCGCTGGTCGGATTCGGCTTCGATCAGCTTGCGCAGCAAAGCGTCCAGCTCGGGCGGTACGGCACCATCGTCCAAGGCAGCCAGCCGGCCGAGAATTCGCTCGGCGGTCGCGCGCCGATCCATCGATTTCACCGCGTGCGGCGCCTGCAGCGCGCGCACCTCCTCGGCATAGAGCGCCAGGAGTCCGGCCGCGGTGCGAGGCTTCGCATCGACGGCCGTCTCGATCGCCTTCATCAATTCGTCCAGGCCCTGGTTGGCCGCTGCACGCGCAGCCTGGCTGCGGACGCGTTCTTCCACCAGCCGCGCGCAAGCATCGATCGCGTCGATGTAGCGCTGGATCGCTTCCGGGTCGGTCGCATCCGCGGGCGCTGCGGGCAACGCAGGAACATCGAGCGCCACCTGCGGAAAGCGTCTGCGCGCTTCTTCGGCCAGGGTGCGGGCGCGCTCCAGGCGCCGCCCGTGGCTCTTTGCACGCTGCATGAGCTCGGCAGCACGCTCGGCACGCCGCCTGGCTTCTTCGCGTGCGCGCCGTTCCTCGTCTCGCCGGGCAGCGGCGTCGCGTCGCGCCCGCTCGCGCTCGTTCGCGGCATTCTGCTCGCGATAGGCCGCCTCGTAGCGCCGCTGCTTCTCGGCCTGATACGCGCCCCAGGCGGCATCGAGCAGCGCCGAGACGAGCACGTATTCGATGGCGATCGGGCCGCTCATGCGCGGGTTGCAGACATGGGAATGGCGGGGGGGAACCGGGCGTGCCGGGCAGTATCCGGTCTTCCCCGGCGCGGGTCAATGCGCATAAAGGGCCGCTTGGCCGTGCCAATTCGGATTCTTGCGCTAACAATGCCGCCCGAGGCGACGAGACAGGATGCGGTCGCGGTCGTGGCGTGGCGGTAGAGGATCAGGGCCGCGGTTTCTTCGGTCCGAGACCAGCCGCCTTGGCTGCCCTCTGCCAGCGTACCAGATCGGCTTGCATGAACTCTCGAAACTGCTCCGGCGTGTTCCCGACCGGTTCCAGCGCAACCTGGAGATACTTCGTGCGCAGCTCGGGCTTGTGCAGCGCTTTGACGATCTCGTTGCTCAACCGGGAAACGATCTCGGGCGGCGTGCCTGTCCGCGCGAGAATTCCGTACCACGCCGTCACATCGACCTCGGGATAACCCAGCTCGGTAAACGTCGGCACATCGGGCACCACCGCCGAACGCTTCGGCGTCGACGCGGCGAGTGCGCGCACCTTCCCAGCCTTGATCTGGGCGACCGCATTGGGGCCGACACTCATGCAAAGCTGGACCTGGCCCGCTATGACGTCGGTCAGCGCCGATGCCATCGTCCGATAAGACACGTGCAGGATGTCGATATGCGCAGCGGCTTTGAAAGCCGCTGCCGTGATCGAGGACGACGAGCCGGGGCTCGTGGAGCTGTAGTCGAGCTCTCCGGGACGCTGCTTCGCCAGTGCGACCAGTTGATCGAGCGAGCGCACGGGCAGCGACGGATGAGCGACCAGTATGAACGGCGATGTCGCGAGCAACGATACCGGGGTGAAGTCACGAAGGACGTCGTAATTCACCTCGAAAGTGTTCGGTGCCGCCATGAGCGCGCTGGTCGCATTCAAGAAAACGTACCCCTCGGCAGGCTGGCGCAGCGTGTATTCCGCGGCAATGGTGCCGCTCGCGCCGGGACGGCTGTCCATGAGGAAACGCTGACCCAACGTACGGGCGACTTCGTCCCCTACGATTCGCGGCGCAGCGTCCGCCGACCCCGTCGTGATGACCACTATCGGCTTGGAGGGCCATTCCTGCGCTGCAGCCGGAGCGACAAGCAGCGAGACGAGCCCGAAAGCAACGATGCGAGAAGACGCGATCATGTTTCCTCCTCCTTCTCATGGAAGCCATCCGACATACACATATGACGTAGCTGACGTGGCAGCAGTTCGGTAGGCGCGTCATGGCGCCACTGATTCTCGGCCCGGCAGGCCCCCAGGCCGCATCGAGCATCGAGCAGCGCCGAGACCAGCACGTACTCGATCGCGATCTCGCATCCGGAGCCGATGAGCCGGGAAGCGGCTGGGCGATATCGCGGGTAAGGATGACCGCGACGCCCGCGGCTGCTACGATCGAGCGGTACGCACTGCGGCGGAGCTCATCATGACGGTCCCTGACTACGGCGGGTTGCTGGACGCGATGCAAGGACGCGTCGAGGCCACCCTCGATGCCTGCACCCGCTGCGGCAAGTGCGTCGAAGCCTGTCCCATGGTCGAACCGGCCGGCCTCGATCCGAAAAACGGGCCGGCGATCGTCGGCGGCATTCTCGATCTGCTCGCCGGCGGCGCCGGAACACCGGACGCCGAGCGCTGGGCGCAGGTCTGCACCAACAGCGGCAAGTGCATCCGTGCCTGCGA
It encodes the following:
- a CDS encoding tripartite tricarboxylate transporter substrate binding protein translates to MIASSRIVAFGLVSLLVAPAAAQEWPSKPIVVITTGSADAAPRIVGDEVARTLGQRFLMDSRPGASGTIAAEYTLRQPAEGYVFLNATSALMAAPNTFEVNYDVLRDFTPVSLLATSPFILVAHPSLPVRSLDQLVALAKQRPGELDYSSTSPGSSSSITAAAFKAAAHIDILHVSYRTMASALTDVIAGQVQLCMSVGPNAVAQIKAGKVRALAASTPKRSAVVPDVPTFTELGYPEVDVTAWYGILARTGTPPEIVSRLSNEIVKALHKPELRTKYLQVALEPVGNTPEQFREFMQADLVRWQRAAKAAGLGPKKPRP